Sequence from the Fulvivirga ligni genome:
TAGAGCATGCCGCAGTTGGTTTCATTTCCAATCTGGACCATTTCTGGAAGTAGACCTTTACCACTGAGATACGTCAACGTTTGATAAGTATAGTTGTAAACAGAATCTGCTAACACATCAATATCTGTAATATCTTCCCAGGCAGCAGGAATAGGCTGCTTTCCAGGATCGGCCCATGAGTCTCCGTAATGAAAGTCTAACAAAACTTTCATTCCCTGTGCCTTAGCTTCGGAAATTGACTTTTCTACATCATAAAGATCATTGTACATCTGATTTCCTTCGGCACCATAGGCCTCCTCAGTCCAGGTAGGGTTATGCCAAATTCTCAGCCTTACCAGATTGCTGCCATGGTTGGCGAATATTTGAAATGGATTAGAAACTCCATCATCCTGATATACACCATCATGATCTATGATATTGTTTACATTAGAAAGGTCTGCACCGAAATAGAAAGATGAGTCTGAAGATTGTTCTTCTTCTGCAGGGAAATCAGGAGGTGTGAGTCCTTTGTCGTCACAGCTGAATAATGCCAGACCTATTCCTGCTAGAAGTAAGGATTTATATATTTTAGATGTCATTTATTTTATTTTTTAATGAAGATATATCTACCGGTTAAGTCATTAAACCTAATGGTATAAGTGCCGGCTTCTACATAAATGTCAGCTCCAGAGCCGGATGCATGTTCATACATGGCTTCAGGAGCGCCATCAGTTCCCCACCATTCGCCGTTGGGTCTGAATTTCACCTTAGTGAAGTCATCAAAAGTATAGTCCAGCGTCCAGATATGTGGGTTTAATGCAGATGAGCTCATAGCAGTTTCACCCCAGCCATTAAAGTCGCCTGAAAGTCCATTGCTGGCATAGTTGGTAGCACTGCTGGCATCGTAACTTACTATGCTGTAAGTGTTTTTCTGCACATTCATAGTCACCGTATTGTAGCCTGCGGGTACCCATAATGTTCCGGGATCAGCGTCAGCATCAGTCTCTCTAAAGGCCAAGGTGGTTTCGCTGGCCCAGCCCCACTGTGGTGCCCAGGCACCGAGAGTGCCAATGAATTTTAAAGATCCTTCATTAAAGTTGCCGGTAAAAGTATAGGTGAAACTGTCATCAGAATCTCTGAACATGGCTGTGGCCATTGTTGCGTCCCATGCATTCTCAACGGCATCACCCACCATGTAGATTACCGGATATGGTGACTCTGACTGATATGGTGTAACTTCAATTTCAACACTATTGGAATATACTTTTATAGCCGAAGACAAGGCTGCTTCTACTCGTAAATAAAGCTTACCCATATTACCAGCCGGTAATTCAAATCTCAAGGCAAAAGCATTGAGTTCATTGATTGTGAAGGTCTCAGACAGATCACCTTCCACGGTTGCCAGTGTCACCTCTTCAAAATCCT
This genomic interval carries:
- a CDS encoding SusE domain-containing protein, with product MKVKNIYALIMLAAMAFSCEKDEEQVVMTDGTAPELSASGQSFVLTEETGADEALTLSWTAASFGFDGAEAYEVQVSSSQDFEEVTLATVEGDLSETFTINELNAFALRFELPAGNMGKLYLRVEAALSSAIKVYSNSVEIEVTPYQSESPYPVIYMVGDAVENAWDATMATAMFRDSDDSFTYTFTGNFNEGSLKFIGTLGAWAPQWGWASETTLAFRETDADADPGTLWVPAGYNTVTMNVQKNTYSIVSYDASSATNYASNGLSGDFNGWGETAMSSSALNPHIWTLDYTFDDFTKVKFRPNGEWWGTDGAPEAMYEHASGSGADIYVEAGTYTIRFNDLTGRYIFIKK